A part of Drosophila ananassae strain 14024-0371.13 chromosome 2R, ASM1763931v2, whole genome shotgun sequence genomic DNA contains:
- the LOC6493840 gene encoding SRSF protein kinase 3 isoform X2 yields the protein MDDWVAHLGSSQGEGGTCPREANVTSTYYWQEALIDLYPRLVVLMQLLATWASQVHTQSRKILGTLAQDPIFMGVLQGSLLLLFLFLMYLLRLWSCGCAPERPPTATPHVAKELSCDFNFVSEQEKRAAQEAETEALLEVEEKKRRKRFTKKRNCVSAGPILIALRQQSKRPKPHRQLPLLFEPVSPGEVILDTYLPPRKQPLTIKLPQVEAVSKPIELEVPESQEFISEPRGTLSTTDEIYPDSSDSSLYVSDEEQEDASQYCRGGYHPVVIGDIFDNRFRVVRKLGWGHFSTVWLCRDLKEEKYVALKVVKSAPHYIETAADEIRLLEAIRDADPLDVKRERIVRLMNHFTVRGVNGMHTCLVFEALGCSLYKLIVKNNYQGLSIVQVRNIIRQVLEGLDYLHSKCSIIHTDIKPENILLVIDNAAAMNQQIDDEIASLRVKGADFPDSYISSIEKQTKTRAKWPLIEPNGSNTNTNTSNSTANNSTSSTPLAAVVMSSLDKEDTTTNSSTLNSNTTSSLTSKYSSLLGDSECNGGIGGGGVESPILGGSASLNRYRTEKKITAKLPNPNSTNISSFTHTTTLIDNTKTDSNNQGTCTSLPKDCNHTNTNTTTTTSTTNLNTISGNNCPSSDTTSSVPLSETPETASASATASATATPPSTCTHTLMHLAPPTTTSTTIDASTLLYNGDHTTNSTSNATSTTTTNNATTTKPITTCTTTTAKLNVHANAIPSQNQSQSSQNNTYTIQSLINNSNVRVKIADLGNACYDYHHFTEDIQTRQYRSIEVLLGAPYNYTADIWSTACLAFELATGDYLFDPHAGESYSRDEDHLAHIVELLGSIPQSVILRGKHGLKYFTSYGSLRNITKLKPWSLMNVLVEKYDWDPVEAKKFSDFLLPMLEYNPVIRASAAECLQHPWLEQEEFV from the exons ATGGACGACTGGGTGGCCCACCTCGGGAGCAGTCAGGGTGAGGGGGGCACCTGCCCCCGGGAAGCCAATGTAACGAGCACCTATTACTGGCAGGAAGCCCTTATTGACCTTTACCCTAGATTAGTGGTCTTGATGCAGTTGCTTGCGACATGGGCCAGTCAGGTGCACACACAGAGCCGGAAAATTCTGGGCACCCTCGCCCAGGACCCGATCTTCATGGGAGTTCTGCAGGGCAGCCTGCTGTTGCTCTTCCTGTTCTTGATGTACTTGCTCCGGCTGTGGAGCTGTGGCTGCGCGCCTGAAAGACCGCCCACCGCCACCCCCCATGTGGCCAAAGAGCTAAGTTGTGACTTCAATTTTGTGTCCGAGCAGGAGAAGCGAGCCGCCCAAGAAGCCGAGACTGAGGCACTGCTTGAAGTTGAGGAGAAGAAACGACGGAAGCGATTCACAAAGAAGCGCAACTGTGTCTCGGCGGGACCCATTCTTATTGCGTTGCGCCAGCAGTCCAAGAGGCCCAAGCCCCATCGACAGCTGCCCCTGCTCTTCGAGCCGGTCTCCCCTGGGGAAGTGATATTGGACACGTACCTACCACCGCGAAAGCAACCATTAACCATTAAGTTGCCCCAGGTGGAGGCAGTGTCCAAGCCAATCGAGCTGGAGGTACCAGAAAGCCAAGAGTTCAT ATCCGAGCCTCGTGGAACCCTCAGTACGACTGACGAAATCTATCCGGACTCCTCCGACAGCAGTCTTTACGTGTCGGACGAGGAACAGGAGGATGCCTCCCAATACTGCCGCGGTGGCTACCACCCGGTGGTCATAGGCGACATTTTCGACAATCGGTTTCGCGTGGTCCGCAAACTGGGCTGGGGCCACTTCTCAACCGTATGGCTATGCCGGGATCTCAA AGAAGAGAAGTACGTGGCGTTGAAGGTTGTGAAGAGTGCCCCGCACTACATAGAGACTGCAGCAGACGAGATCCGTCTGCTCGAGGCGATCCGCGACGCCGACCCTCTCGACGTCAAGCGGGAAAGGATCGTCCGCCTGATGAACCACTTCACCGTGCGCGGTGTCAATGGAATGCACACGTGCTTGGTGTTCGAGGCTCTCGGGTGCAGTCTCTATAAGCTGATAGTGAAGAACAACTATCAGGGCCTGTCCATTGTCCAGGTGCGCAACATAATCCGTCAGGTGCTGGAGGGGCTCGACTACCTCCACAGCAAGTGCAGCATCATCCACACGGACATCAAGCCGGAAAACATATTGCTGGTGATCGATAATGCCGCTGCGATGAACCAGCAAATCGACGATGAGATCGCAAGCCTGCGGGTGAAGGGCGCGGACTTCCCCGACTCTTACA TCAGTTCAATCGAAAAGCAAACCAAGACGAGGGCCAAGTGGCCGTTGATCGAGCCAAACGGGTCCAACACGAATACgaacaccagcaacagcacgGCGAACAATTCCACCTCATCGACGCCGCTAGCTGCGGTGGTCATGTCGTCGCTGGACAAAGAAGATACCACCACAAACTCGTCTACTCTCAATTCCAACACCACTTCTTCGCTAACCTCCAAGTACTCCAGCCTGTTGGGCGACAGCGAGTGCAACGGCGGTATCGGCGGAGGAGGCGTCGAGAGTCCCATCTTGGGCGGATCTGCGAGTCTCAATCGCTACCGGACCGAGAAGAAAATCACTGCCAAG CTGCCCAATCCGAACTCCACCAACATCTCCTCCTTTACCCACACCACCACTCTGATTGACAACACAAAGACCGATTCAAACAATCAAGGCACGTGCACGTCCTTGCCGAAGGATTGCAAccacaccaacaccaacaccaccaccaccacctccaccaccaACCTCAACACGATCAGCGGCAACAACTGCCCCTCCAGTGACACAACCTCCTCCGTCCCCTTAAGCGAAACACCCGAaactgcctctgcctctgccacaGCCTCAGCCACAGCCACGCCCCCCAGCACGTGCACTCACACGTTAATGCATCTAGcgccaccaacaacaaccagTACAACAATAGACGCAAGCACTCTGCTGTATAATGGCGACCATACAACAAATAGCACATCAAacgcaacatcaacaacaacaaccaacaaCGCGACAACGACCAAACCAATAACGACCTGTACCACCACAACCGCTAAACTAAATGTCCATGCCAATGCCATTCCTTCGCAGAATCAGAGTCAGAGTAGCCAGAACAACACCTACACGATACAGTCGCtcatcaacaacagcaacGTGCGGGTGAAGATCGCCGACCTGGGCAACGCGTGCTACGAC TACCATCACTTCACCGAGGACATTCAGACGCGCCAATACCGGTCGATCGAGGTGCTCCTGGGAGCTCCGTACAACTACACAGCTGACATTTGGAGCACCGCCTGCCTGGCCTTCGAGCTGGCGACCGGCGACTACCTGTTCGATCCGCATGCGGGGGAATCTTACAGCCGGGACGAGGACCACCTGGCGCACATCGTGGAGCTGCTCGGATCCATACCCCAGTCGGTCATTCTGCGAGGCAAACACGGCCTCAAGTACTTCACCAGCTATG GCAGCCTCAGGAACATCACGAAACTCAAGCCTTGGAGCCTCATGAACGTGCTCGTGGAGAAGTACGACTGGGACCCGGTGGAGGCCAAGAAGTTCTCAGACTTTCTGCTGCCAATGCTGGAGTACAACCCAGTCATACGCGCCTCGGCGGCGGAGTGCCTGCAACACCCTTGGCTGGAGCAGGAGGAGTTTGTCTAG
- the LOC6493840 gene encoding SRSF protein kinase 3 isoform X1, with amino-acid sequence MDDWVAHLGSSQGEGGTCPREANVTSTYYWQEALIDLYPRLVVLMQLLATWASQVHTQSRKILGTLAQDPIFMGVLQGSLLLLFLFLMYLLRLWSCGCAPERPPTATPHVAKELSCDFNFVSEQEKRAAQEAETEALLEVEEKKRRKRFTKKRNCVSAGPILIALRQQSKRPKPHRQLPLLFEPVSPGEVILDTYLPPRKQPLTIKLPQVEAVSKPIELEVPESQEFISEPRGTLSTTDEIYPDSSDSSLYVSDEEQEDASQYCRGGYHPVVIGDIFDNRFRVVRKLGWGHFSTVWLCRDLKEEKYVALKVVKSAPHYIETAADEIRLLEAIRDADPLDVKRERIVRLMNHFTVRGVNGMHTCLVFEALGCSLYKLIVKNNYQGLSIVQVRNIIRQVLEGLDYLHSKCSIIHTDIKPENILLVIDNAAAMNQQIDDEIASLRVKGADFPDSYISSIEKQTKTRAKWPLIEPNGSNTNTNTSNSTANNSTSSTPLAAVVMSSLDKEDTTTNSSTLNSNTTSSLTSKYSSLLGDSECNGGIGGGGVESPILGGSASLNRYRTEKKITAKSSVDREDEPESDMLSEQQTEPSNSPTEPEGNPPDRPQKLPNPNSTNISSFTHTTTLIDNTKTDSNNQGTCTSLPKDCNHTNTNTTTTTSTTNLNTISGNNCPSSDTTSSVPLSETPETASASATASATATPPSTCTHTLMHLAPPTTTSTTIDASTLLYNGDHTTNSTSNATSTTTTNNATTTKPITTCTTTTAKLNVHANAIPSQNQSQSSQNNTYTIQSLINNSNVRVKIADLGNACYDYHHFTEDIQTRQYRSIEVLLGAPYNYTADIWSTACLAFELATGDYLFDPHAGESYSRDEDHLAHIVELLGSIPQSVILRGKHGLKYFTSYGSLRNITKLKPWSLMNVLVEKYDWDPVEAKKFSDFLLPMLEYNPVIRASAAECLQHPWLEQEEFV; translated from the exons ATGGACGACTGGGTGGCCCACCTCGGGAGCAGTCAGGGTGAGGGGGGCACCTGCCCCCGGGAAGCCAATGTAACGAGCACCTATTACTGGCAGGAAGCCCTTATTGACCTTTACCCTAGATTAGTGGTCTTGATGCAGTTGCTTGCGACATGGGCCAGTCAGGTGCACACACAGAGCCGGAAAATTCTGGGCACCCTCGCCCAGGACCCGATCTTCATGGGAGTTCTGCAGGGCAGCCTGCTGTTGCTCTTCCTGTTCTTGATGTACTTGCTCCGGCTGTGGAGCTGTGGCTGCGCGCCTGAAAGACCGCCCACCGCCACCCCCCATGTGGCCAAAGAGCTAAGTTGTGACTTCAATTTTGTGTCCGAGCAGGAGAAGCGAGCCGCCCAAGAAGCCGAGACTGAGGCACTGCTTGAAGTTGAGGAGAAGAAACGACGGAAGCGATTCACAAAGAAGCGCAACTGTGTCTCGGCGGGACCCATTCTTATTGCGTTGCGCCAGCAGTCCAAGAGGCCCAAGCCCCATCGACAGCTGCCCCTGCTCTTCGAGCCGGTCTCCCCTGGGGAAGTGATATTGGACACGTACCTACCACCGCGAAAGCAACCATTAACCATTAAGTTGCCCCAGGTGGAGGCAGTGTCCAAGCCAATCGAGCTGGAGGTACCAGAAAGCCAAGAGTTCAT ATCCGAGCCTCGTGGAACCCTCAGTACGACTGACGAAATCTATCCGGACTCCTCCGACAGCAGTCTTTACGTGTCGGACGAGGAACAGGAGGATGCCTCCCAATACTGCCGCGGTGGCTACCACCCGGTGGTCATAGGCGACATTTTCGACAATCGGTTTCGCGTGGTCCGCAAACTGGGCTGGGGCCACTTCTCAACCGTATGGCTATGCCGGGATCTCAA AGAAGAGAAGTACGTGGCGTTGAAGGTTGTGAAGAGTGCCCCGCACTACATAGAGACTGCAGCAGACGAGATCCGTCTGCTCGAGGCGATCCGCGACGCCGACCCTCTCGACGTCAAGCGGGAAAGGATCGTCCGCCTGATGAACCACTTCACCGTGCGCGGTGTCAATGGAATGCACACGTGCTTGGTGTTCGAGGCTCTCGGGTGCAGTCTCTATAAGCTGATAGTGAAGAACAACTATCAGGGCCTGTCCATTGTCCAGGTGCGCAACATAATCCGTCAGGTGCTGGAGGGGCTCGACTACCTCCACAGCAAGTGCAGCATCATCCACACGGACATCAAGCCGGAAAACATATTGCTGGTGATCGATAATGCCGCTGCGATGAACCAGCAAATCGACGATGAGATCGCAAGCCTGCGGGTGAAGGGCGCGGACTTCCCCGACTCTTACA TCAGTTCAATCGAAAAGCAAACCAAGACGAGGGCCAAGTGGCCGTTGATCGAGCCAAACGGGTCCAACACGAATACgaacaccagcaacagcacgGCGAACAATTCCACCTCATCGACGCCGCTAGCTGCGGTGGTCATGTCGTCGCTGGACAAAGAAGATACCACCACAAACTCGTCTACTCTCAATTCCAACACCACTTCTTCGCTAACCTCCAAGTACTCCAGCCTGTTGGGCGACAGCGAGTGCAACGGCGGTATCGGCGGAGGAGGCGTCGAGAGTCCCATCTTGGGCGGATCTGCGAGTCTCAATCGCTACCGGACCGAGAAGAAAATCACTGCCAAG TCTTCTGTCGACCGCGAAGATGAACCCGAGTCTGACATGCTAAGCGAGCAGCAAACTGAGCCCAGCAACTCGCCCACCGAGCCCGAGGGCAATCCTCCCGACCGCCCACAGAAG CTGCCCAATCCGAACTCCACCAACATCTCCTCCTTTACCCACACCACCACTCTGATTGACAACACAAAGACCGATTCAAACAATCAAGGCACGTGCACGTCCTTGCCGAAGGATTGCAAccacaccaacaccaacaccaccaccaccacctccaccaccaACCTCAACACGATCAGCGGCAACAACTGCCCCTCCAGTGACACAACCTCCTCCGTCCCCTTAAGCGAAACACCCGAaactgcctctgcctctgccacaGCCTCAGCCACAGCCACGCCCCCCAGCACGTGCACTCACACGTTAATGCATCTAGcgccaccaacaacaaccagTACAACAATAGACGCAAGCACTCTGCTGTATAATGGCGACCATACAACAAATAGCACATCAAacgcaacatcaacaacaacaaccaacaaCGCGACAACGACCAAACCAATAACGACCTGTACCACCACAACCGCTAAACTAAATGTCCATGCCAATGCCATTCCTTCGCAGAATCAGAGTCAGAGTAGCCAGAACAACACCTACACGATACAGTCGCtcatcaacaacagcaacGTGCGGGTGAAGATCGCCGACCTGGGCAACGCGTGCTACGAC TACCATCACTTCACCGAGGACATTCAGACGCGCCAATACCGGTCGATCGAGGTGCTCCTGGGAGCTCCGTACAACTACACAGCTGACATTTGGAGCACCGCCTGCCTGGCCTTCGAGCTGGCGACCGGCGACTACCTGTTCGATCCGCATGCGGGGGAATCTTACAGCCGGGACGAGGACCACCTGGCGCACATCGTGGAGCTGCTCGGATCCATACCCCAGTCGGTCATTCTGCGAGGCAAACACGGCCTCAAGTACTTCACCAGCTATG GCAGCCTCAGGAACATCACGAAACTCAAGCCTTGGAGCCTCATGAACGTGCTCGTGGAGAAGTACGACTGGGACCCGGTGGAGGCCAAGAAGTTCTCAGACTTTCTGCTGCCAATGCTGGAGTACAACCCAGTCATACGCGCCTCGGCGGCGGAGTGCCTGCAACACCCTTGGCTGGAGCAGGAGGAGTTTGTCTAG
- the LOC6493840 gene encoding SRSF protein kinase 3 isoform X3 — protein MDDWVAHLGSSQGEGGTCPREANVTSTYYWQEALIDLYPRLVVLMQLLATWASQVHTQSRKILGTLAQDPIFMGVLQGSLLLLFLFLMYLLRLWSCGCAPERPPTATPHVAKELSCDFNFVSEQEKRAAQEAETEALLEVEEKKRRKRFTKKRNCVSAGPILIALRQQSKRPKPHRQLPLLFEPVSPGEVILDTYLPPRKQPLTIKLPQVEAVSKPIELEVPESQEFISEPRGTLSTTDEIYPDSSDSSLYVSDEEQEDASQYCRGGYHPVVIGDIFDNRFRVVRKLGWGHFSTVWLCRDLKEEKYVALKVVKSAPHYIETAADEIRLLEAIRDADPLDVKRERIVRLMNHFTVRGVNGMHTCLVFEALGCSLYKLIVKNNYQGLSIVQVRNIIRQVLEGLDYLHSKCSIIHTDIKPENILLVIDNAAAMNQQIDDEIASLRVKGADFPDSYISSIEKQTKTRAKWPLIEPNGSNTNTNTSNSTANNSTSSTPLAAVVMSSLDKEDTTTNSSTLNSNTTSSLTSKYSSLLGDSECNGGIGGGGVESPILGGSASLNRYRTEKKITAKSSVDREDEPESDMLSEQQTEPSNSPTEPEGNPPDRPQKNQSQSSQNNTYTIQSLINNSNVRVKIADLGNACYDYHHFTEDIQTRQYRSIEVLLGAPYNYTADIWSTACLAFELATGDYLFDPHAGESYSRDEDHLAHIVELLGSIPQSVILRGKHGLKYFTSYGSLRNITKLKPWSLMNVLVEKYDWDPVEAKKFSDFLLPMLEYNPVIRASAAECLQHPWLEQEEFV, from the exons ATGGACGACTGGGTGGCCCACCTCGGGAGCAGTCAGGGTGAGGGGGGCACCTGCCCCCGGGAAGCCAATGTAACGAGCACCTATTACTGGCAGGAAGCCCTTATTGACCTTTACCCTAGATTAGTGGTCTTGATGCAGTTGCTTGCGACATGGGCCAGTCAGGTGCACACACAGAGCCGGAAAATTCTGGGCACCCTCGCCCAGGACCCGATCTTCATGGGAGTTCTGCAGGGCAGCCTGCTGTTGCTCTTCCTGTTCTTGATGTACTTGCTCCGGCTGTGGAGCTGTGGCTGCGCGCCTGAAAGACCGCCCACCGCCACCCCCCATGTGGCCAAAGAGCTAAGTTGTGACTTCAATTTTGTGTCCGAGCAGGAGAAGCGAGCCGCCCAAGAAGCCGAGACTGAGGCACTGCTTGAAGTTGAGGAGAAGAAACGACGGAAGCGATTCACAAAGAAGCGCAACTGTGTCTCGGCGGGACCCATTCTTATTGCGTTGCGCCAGCAGTCCAAGAGGCCCAAGCCCCATCGACAGCTGCCCCTGCTCTTCGAGCCGGTCTCCCCTGGGGAAGTGATATTGGACACGTACCTACCACCGCGAAAGCAACCATTAACCATTAAGTTGCCCCAGGTGGAGGCAGTGTCCAAGCCAATCGAGCTGGAGGTACCAGAAAGCCAAGAGTTCAT ATCCGAGCCTCGTGGAACCCTCAGTACGACTGACGAAATCTATCCGGACTCCTCCGACAGCAGTCTTTACGTGTCGGACGAGGAACAGGAGGATGCCTCCCAATACTGCCGCGGTGGCTACCACCCGGTGGTCATAGGCGACATTTTCGACAATCGGTTTCGCGTGGTCCGCAAACTGGGCTGGGGCCACTTCTCAACCGTATGGCTATGCCGGGATCTCAA AGAAGAGAAGTACGTGGCGTTGAAGGTTGTGAAGAGTGCCCCGCACTACATAGAGACTGCAGCAGACGAGATCCGTCTGCTCGAGGCGATCCGCGACGCCGACCCTCTCGACGTCAAGCGGGAAAGGATCGTCCGCCTGATGAACCACTTCACCGTGCGCGGTGTCAATGGAATGCACACGTGCTTGGTGTTCGAGGCTCTCGGGTGCAGTCTCTATAAGCTGATAGTGAAGAACAACTATCAGGGCCTGTCCATTGTCCAGGTGCGCAACATAATCCGTCAGGTGCTGGAGGGGCTCGACTACCTCCACAGCAAGTGCAGCATCATCCACACGGACATCAAGCCGGAAAACATATTGCTGGTGATCGATAATGCCGCTGCGATGAACCAGCAAATCGACGATGAGATCGCAAGCCTGCGGGTGAAGGGCGCGGACTTCCCCGACTCTTACA TCAGTTCAATCGAAAAGCAAACCAAGACGAGGGCCAAGTGGCCGTTGATCGAGCCAAACGGGTCCAACACGAATACgaacaccagcaacagcacgGCGAACAATTCCACCTCATCGACGCCGCTAGCTGCGGTGGTCATGTCGTCGCTGGACAAAGAAGATACCACCACAAACTCGTCTACTCTCAATTCCAACACCACTTCTTCGCTAACCTCCAAGTACTCCAGCCTGTTGGGCGACAGCGAGTGCAACGGCGGTATCGGCGGAGGAGGCGTCGAGAGTCCCATCTTGGGCGGATCTGCGAGTCTCAATCGCTACCGGACCGAGAAGAAAATCACTGCCAAG TCTTCTGTCGACCGCGAAGATGAACCCGAGTCTGACATGCTAAGCGAGCAGCAAACTGAGCCCAGCAACTCGCCCACCGAGCCCGAGGGCAATCCTCCCGACCGCCCACAGAAG AATCAGAGTCAGAGTAGCCAGAACAACACCTACACGATACAGTCGCtcatcaacaacagcaacGTGCGGGTGAAGATCGCCGACCTGGGCAACGCGTGCTACGAC TACCATCACTTCACCGAGGACATTCAGACGCGCCAATACCGGTCGATCGAGGTGCTCCTGGGAGCTCCGTACAACTACACAGCTGACATTTGGAGCACCGCCTGCCTGGCCTTCGAGCTGGCGACCGGCGACTACCTGTTCGATCCGCATGCGGGGGAATCTTACAGCCGGGACGAGGACCACCTGGCGCACATCGTGGAGCTGCTCGGATCCATACCCCAGTCGGTCATTCTGCGAGGCAAACACGGCCTCAAGTACTTCACCAGCTATG GCAGCCTCAGGAACATCACGAAACTCAAGCCTTGGAGCCTCATGAACGTGCTCGTGGAGAAGTACGACTGGGACCCGGTGGAGGCCAAGAAGTTCTCAGACTTTCTGCTGCCAATGCTGGAGTACAACCCAGTCATACGCGCCTCGGCGGCGGAGTGCCTGCAACACCCTTGGCTGGAGCAGGAGGAGTTTGTCTAG
- the LOC6493840 gene encoding SRSF protein kinase 3 isoform X4, producing the protein MDDWVAHLGSSQGEGGTCPREANVTSTYYWQEALIDLYPRLVVLMQLLATWASQVHTQSRKILGTLAQDPIFMGVLQGSLLLLFLFLMYLLRLWSCGCAPERPPTATPHVAKELSCDFNFVSEQEKRAAQEAETEALLEVEEKKRRKRFTKKRNCVSAGPILIALRQQSKRPKPHRQLPLLFEPVSPGEVILDTYLPPRKQPLTIKLPQVEAVSKPIELEVPESQEFISEPRGTLSTTDEIYPDSSDSSLYVSDEEQEDASQYCRGGYHPVVIGDIFDNRFRVVRKLGWGHFSTVWLCRDLKEEKYVALKVVKSAPHYIETAADEIRLLEAIRDADPLDVKRERIVRLMNHFTVRGVNGMHTCLVFEALGCSLYKLIVKNNYQGLSIVQVRNIIRQVLEGLDYLHSKCSIIHTDIKPENILLVIDNAAAMNQQIDDEIASLRVKGADFPDSYISSIEKQTKTRAKWPLIEPNGSNTNTNTSNSTANNSTSSTPLAAVVMSSLDKEDTTTNSSTLNSNTTSSLTSKYSSLLGDSECNGGIGGGGVESPILGGSASLNRYRTEKKITAKNQSQSSQNNTYTIQSLINNSNVRVKIADLGNACYDYHHFTEDIQTRQYRSIEVLLGAPYNYTADIWSTACLAFELATGDYLFDPHAGESYSRDEDHLAHIVELLGSIPQSVILRGKHGLKYFTSYGSLRNITKLKPWSLMNVLVEKYDWDPVEAKKFSDFLLPMLEYNPVIRASAAECLQHPWLEQEEFV; encoded by the exons ATGGACGACTGGGTGGCCCACCTCGGGAGCAGTCAGGGTGAGGGGGGCACCTGCCCCCGGGAAGCCAATGTAACGAGCACCTATTACTGGCAGGAAGCCCTTATTGACCTTTACCCTAGATTAGTGGTCTTGATGCAGTTGCTTGCGACATGGGCCAGTCAGGTGCACACACAGAGCCGGAAAATTCTGGGCACCCTCGCCCAGGACCCGATCTTCATGGGAGTTCTGCAGGGCAGCCTGCTGTTGCTCTTCCTGTTCTTGATGTACTTGCTCCGGCTGTGGAGCTGTGGCTGCGCGCCTGAAAGACCGCCCACCGCCACCCCCCATGTGGCCAAAGAGCTAAGTTGTGACTTCAATTTTGTGTCCGAGCAGGAGAAGCGAGCCGCCCAAGAAGCCGAGACTGAGGCACTGCTTGAAGTTGAGGAGAAGAAACGACGGAAGCGATTCACAAAGAAGCGCAACTGTGTCTCGGCGGGACCCATTCTTATTGCGTTGCGCCAGCAGTCCAAGAGGCCCAAGCCCCATCGACAGCTGCCCCTGCTCTTCGAGCCGGTCTCCCCTGGGGAAGTGATATTGGACACGTACCTACCACCGCGAAAGCAACCATTAACCATTAAGTTGCCCCAGGTGGAGGCAGTGTCCAAGCCAATCGAGCTGGAGGTACCAGAAAGCCAAGAGTTCAT ATCCGAGCCTCGTGGAACCCTCAGTACGACTGACGAAATCTATCCGGACTCCTCCGACAGCAGTCTTTACGTGTCGGACGAGGAACAGGAGGATGCCTCCCAATACTGCCGCGGTGGCTACCACCCGGTGGTCATAGGCGACATTTTCGACAATCGGTTTCGCGTGGTCCGCAAACTGGGCTGGGGCCACTTCTCAACCGTATGGCTATGCCGGGATCTCAA AGAAGAGAAGTACGTGGCGTTGAAGGTTGTGAAGAGTGCCCCGCACTACATAGAGACTGCAGCAGACGAGATCCGTCTGCTCGAGGCGATCCGCGACGCCGACCCTCTCGACGTCAAGCGGGAAAGGATCGTCCGCCTGATGAACCACTTCACCGTGCGCGGTGTCAATGGAATGCACACGTGCTTGGTGTTCGAGGCTCTCGGGTGCAGTCTCTATAAGCTGATAGTGAAGAACAACTATCAGGGCCTGTCCATTGTCCAGGTGCGCAACATAATCCGTCAGGTGCTGGAGGGGCTCGACTACCTCCACAGCAAGTGCAGCATCATCCACACGGACATCAAGCCGGAAAACATATTGCTGGTGATCGATAATGCCGCTGCGATGAACCAGCAAATCGACGATGAGATCGCAAGCCTGCGGGTGAAGGGCGCGGACTTCCCCGACTCTTACA TCAGTTCAATCGAAAAGCAAACCAAGACGAGGGCCAAGTGGCCGTTGATCGAGCCAAACGGGTCCAACACGAATACgaacaccagcaacagcacgGCGAACAATTCCACCTCATCGACGCCGCTAGCTGCGGTGGTCATGTCGTCGCTGGACAAAGAAGATACCACCACAAACTCGTCTACTCTCAATTCCAACACCACTTCTTCGCTAACCTCCAAGTACTCCAGCCTGTTGGGCGACAGCGAGTGCAACGGCGGTATCGGCGGAGGAGGCGTCGAGAGTCCCATCTTGGGCGGATCTGCGAGTCTCAATCGCTACCGGACCGAGAAGAAAATCACTGCCAAG AATCAGAGTCAGAGTAGCCAGAACAACACCTACACGATACAGTCGCtcatcaacaacagcaacGTGCGGGTGAAGATCGCCGACCTGGGCAACGCGTGCTACGAC TACCATCACTTCACCGAGGACATTCAGACGCGCCAATACCGGTCGATCGAGGTGCTCCTGGGAGCTCCGTACAACTACACAGCTGACATTTGGAGCACCGCCTGCCTGGCCTTCGAGCTGGCGACCGGCGACTACCTGTTCGATCCGCATGCGGGGGAATCTTACAGCCGGGACGAGGACCACCTGGCGCACATCGTGGAGCTGCTCGGATCCATACCCCAGTCGGTCATTCTGCGAGGCAAACACGGCCTCAAGTACTTCACCAGCTATG GCAGCCTCAGGAACATCACGAAACTCAAGCCTTGGAGCCTCATGAACGTGCTCGTGGAGAAGTACGACTGGGACCCGGTGGAGGCCAAGAAGTTCTCAGACTTTCTGCTGCCAATGCTGGAGTACAACCCAGTCATACGCGCCTCGGCGGCGGAGTGCCTGCAACACCCTTGGCTGGAGCAGGAGGAGTTTGTCTAG